Proteins from one Anthonomus grandis grandis chromosome 8, icAntGran1.3, whole genome shotgun sequence genomic window:
- the LOC126739922 gene encoding probable small nuclear ribonucleoprotein E, with protein sequence MAYKPQKVQKVMVQPINLIFRYLQNRSRIQVWLYENVRLRIEGHIVGFDEYMNLVLDDAEEYYPKTKQRRQLGRIMLKGDNITVIQMVKPESGGGAPS encoded by the coding sequence ATGGCTTATAAACCACAAAAAGTGCAAAAGGTGATGGTCCAACCCATCAACCTTATCTTCAGATACCTGCAGAACCGCTCGAGAATCCAAGTTTGGCTTTATGAGAACGTCAGGCTCAGGATCGAGGGCCACATTGTGGGATTCGACGAGTACATGAATTTGGTGCTCGATGACGCCGAAGAATACTACCCCAAGACCAAACAAAGACGTCAACTTGGCAGAATAATGCTCAAGGGTGACAATATTACAGTTATCCAAATGGTGAAACCAGAAAGCGGAGGAGGAGCACCTagctaa